A region from the Bacteroidales bacterium genome encodes:
- a CDS encoding class II fructose-1,6-bisphosphate aldolase produces MIHYKELGLVNSRELFKKAMAGGYAIPAFNFNNMEQLQAIISACVETKSPVILQVSKGARQYANQTLLRYMAQGAVEYAKELGFAVPIVLHLDHGDSFELCKSCIETGFSSVMIDGSHLPYEENVKLTRQVVEFAHKHDVTVEGELGVLAGIEDEVSSEHTHYTKPEEVEDFVSKTGVDSLAISIGTSHGAYKFKLKPGETVPPLRFDILEEVEKRIPGFPIVLHGASSVPQDIVDIINKYGGKLENTAGVPEDQLRRAAASAVCKINIDSDGRLAMTAAIRKVFAEKPDEFDPRKYLGPAREALKELYKHKIVHVLGSANKG; encoded by the coding sequence ATGATACATTACAAAGAACTTGGACTCGTCAATTCACGGGAATTGTTCAAAAAAGCCATGGCCGGCGGATATGCCATTCCGGCTTTTAATTTCAACAACATGGAACAGCTTCAGGCTATTATATCGGCCTGTGTTGAAACCAAATCGCCTGTTATTCTGCAGGTTTCAAAAGGAGCACGGCAGTATGCCAACCAGACCCTGTTGCGGTACATGGCCCAGGGTGCTGTAGAATATGCAAAAGAACTGGGGTTTGCTGTTCCGATTGTACTGCACCTCGATCATGGCGATTCGTTTGAATTATGCAAATCGTGCATTGAAACCGGTTTCTCTTCGGTGATGATTGACGGCAGCCATCTGCCTTACGAGGAGAATGTTAAACTGACCCGTCAGGTTGTTGAATTTGCTCATAAGCATGATGTTACCGTTGAAGGGGAACTTGGTGTGCTGGCCGGTATTGAAGATGAAGTTTCTTCGGAACATACCCATTACACCAAACCGGAAGAAGTAGAAGATTTTGTAAGCAAAACCGGAGTCGATTCGCTTGCTATATCCATCGGAACTTCCCATGGTGCTTACAAATTCAAACTGAAGCCCGGAGAAACGGTACCCCCGCTCAGGTTTGACATCCTCGAAGAAGTGGAAAAGAGAATCCCCGGATTCCCGATTGTTTTACACGGAGCTTCTTCTGTTCCCCAGGATATTGTTGACATTATCAACAAATACGGAGGGAAACTTGAAAACACTGCAGGAGTTCCCGAAGATCAGCTGCGCAGGGCTGCCGCTTCAGCAGTCTGCAAGATCAACATCGATTCCGACGGTCGTCTTGCCATGACAGCAGCCATCCGCAAGGTATTTGCCGAAAAACCTGATGAATTTGATCCCCGTAAGTATCTTGGTCCGGCACGTGAAGCATTGAAAGAACTTTACAAGCACAAAATCGTACATGTTCTTGGAAGTGCCAACAAGGGGTAA